CTGGATCGGCTTATACTCTCCGGACTTCTTCTCTCGCCACTCGACATCAGCCATATCGACCTGTCGAAGCTCCGACGGCGCGAGCTTATCGCTCAGCACCAACTCAACACCGACTGACCCCCGAAGGAGAGCCATATATCGGAGGTTCTCACAAACCTGCTTCATGCTCGGCTTCAGTTGGAAACCAAGGCTGTAGTCGGTGACCGTCGAGAGCAATTTGAATGCGGTCTGGAGTTGCTTGGTCGCCTCGCGGTCAATTTGACCATCGACGGTGCGAGCGAGAAGCAGCATCTCCGTATTGGACATCGTCAGGTAGGCATTGAGCGCCGCCGAGACATCAGGGTCCGTCTTGAACAGTTCCTGTAGAAGAACCCGGCTATCGTTAGCCTGACGAGACGAGAAAAGGTCGGTGAGGTGTTCCCGATATTGCGGGACGGTCAATACGCCATCGTTGGCGTTCGGATCAAAGGTTGCAGAAAGGCCTACCCCGCCCTTCTTTCCCTTCTTTTTAGGTAGGACCCAAGTAAAAAGGGATCCAAAGTTTAGGGCCACCGATTAAAAGCCTTCTCGATGCAATCCGATTGATATGGGTTTCCCGCTTGGGCGTTTTAGGCCCAGGTGCGACTCGTTATGAGTCGGAATGTTCACTGTAATGACGCTGGACATAATGCGGTTCTCGGTCAGATCCTGAAAATCCTGAATTGTTTTCAGCTTGAACGCCGCCTTGAGGAAGCCGAGTGCGTGGAAGAAATGGTCGTTCCCAGTGAGCTTTTGCCATTTGGCCGGCTCCTCGGCCGACTCAATGCGGACCATGTCCTGCAAGTGCTCGATGATCAGCCGCTCGTACTGGGTATAACCGGTGAAAGCCCACTGCTTCTTACGGATGGACGACACCACGGCGTCGATGATCTGTGTCCGATTGACCTGGACGTGGCTAAATGCTTCGAACTCGTCGAGCACTAGATTCATGGAAGCTGCACCGCGGTACTCGACCGGAGCAATCCTGCCGTGGGTCGAATCTCGCAACTCGTTGGCCGTCGGAGTGTAGGGATGGCGATCGAGAGCGCCGGTTACGATCGTGTATTGTTCACCGAGCTGCTTGATCCGCTCAACGAGCTTGTCGGCGTGGATCTGTTCCCAGCCAAAGACAACATCGGGCGTGCCGTAAACAAGATGGCAGATCTGACCGACGTCGATCCCGATACCAATTTCCTGCGGAAGAGTATCCGGCTTCGAGGCGCCGGCCATTACCGCTCGGACATCGGCCTCGCTCAGACGAGCGTTCGAGTCGTTGTAGGGTTCCCCGAGAACTGTGTTGTACCAGCCGCGTAGATTTTCCTGCTGTTTCATCTTCAGCAGCTGGCCGACGATATAAGGAACCGTCAGTCGAGGGGTAGCAAATGGCCGTACCCGGTAGCCACGGGCTCGCCGGCTGGGGAATTTGGCCACCCACTGGCGCAGAGAGGGATTGCCCAGGTCGAGCGGCGCCGAACACTTCTCACATCGCACATACGCTTCTTCGAGAGCAATTTTCGCTGCCATATCGACGTCGATCTCCGAAAGATCGTTCAAATCGGAGCTTAAACCCGGCAAACAGATGAATTTCGGCGTGAAAACCGGGTCGTTCCAGTGATTGCAGCGGGTGCAGCGGCAAAGATATTCGTGCTGATCGGAGGCCTTGAACTTCGCGTCGATACCAAATCCGACGAATGTTGGAGTCGAAAATCCCTGCGTGATCTTGAAATCGGAGTTCTGGAGACGCGACTGGAAGAGACCGAGCATTGCTGGGTCCGACAAGTCGACTTCATCATGCACAAGCATGTCGGCTGAGATCGAAGTGGCGTCACCTTCGGTGTTGCCGGTGAAATATCCGAAGGACTGGTCGATTTGGTAGAGGCCCATCGACCGGATGGGTTTTTCAATGCCGCCCTGGTTAAAGACCGGCTCGCTGTCCATCAATGGTTTGAAGCGGGTCTGAGAGACGCGCTTGTACATCTTGTCATTCGGAAGGGTGAAGATGCCGGTGACGGCGGTGTTTCTCTTCAGGAACCCGCCATATTTGCGGAGCTGAACTTCGGTAAGGCCGATCTGGGAGCACTTGATGCACGACAGGTCGGGGTGCATGTCATCGGCGATCTGTCTTTGGAATTCGTACTCATGAAACGAGAACGGTCGCTTCTTCAGCGTTGTGTTTTTCTCGATCCAGTTCGACATGGACATAGATGTCCGGTCATCGGAAAACTTCGAATCGAGGAGGTTTGAGAAATCCGAGAGAAAAGCATTTCCGGACACTGTCGTTACATAGGAACGACTTCTTCGAACGCAATTCAGTAGGAATGGAAGCGAAGTTGGAACGACATTTCGTTGCCTAAACCCAAGGGGAAACTATGTCAGGCTTCCAAAGAGGACCTGAATGTTCTTCCCAAAGATTACCGAAGACACTTTCCGCCCATTGAAGGCGGCAGCAGACCTCGCGAGGCATCACGAGGGCTATTTAGACAGCCCAGATTGTCCCTACTCGGACGAAATCAAGGAATTTCTCCGAGCACGTCAAGTCGCAATTCAGACCCAAAAAGCCGACATTTTTGACGTTGAAGGGGACAAAAACGAGATCATCGAGCGCGAGATCACCGGCCTAATCAACGAACTGAAGCAGTTCGGCACTCAGCTGACGAACAAGGATCACTCCGAAAAGATCCAGTTCTTCAAGACCTACACGGGTGTTCTGGAGAAGCTCGTCGTTCTGAAGGAGCGGGTCTTCAACATTCAGGAAATGGCGACGTTCCAGTCGGTCGTGATCCGCCTCATGGAGGAGGTTCTCTCCAAGGATCAAATCGCTGAGCTGATGAGCCGTCTCCGCAATCTCAAATCGGTTTCCCAATGAACAATATCTTCGCGAATGAGGCGCCGCGCTATTGGGCGGCCGGCCTCCCCGTTATTCCGCTTCGTGTTCGGGACAAGATGCCTGCGATCAATCGCTGGCAGCTGTTCGCTGACACGATGCCGACCGAGGATCAGAAGGAAGAATGGCTGCTCGTTTATCATAACGGCAACATTGGCCTTCCGCTCGGCCCGCAGTCCAACATCGTCGCGATCGACATCGATACCGATGACCCGAAGGTGCTCGCCGTTCTCGAGCGCGTCCTTCCGAAGTCGCCCTGGAAGCGTATCGGACGCAAGGGCTGCGTCATGGCCTACCGCTATAATGGTCAGCGCACCTTCCGTCTGAAGTTCGCCAACGGTGAAATGCTCTGCGAGTGTCTCTCGAAAGGCACCCAGTTCGTTCTACCCCCCTCGATCCATCCGACGACCCAGCTCCCCTATCAGGCCAACGGGCACCTGCTCGACGTTTTGTCGATCCTCCCGCTCCTGCCCCGTGACATCGAGTCCATCCTTCGTGGAGCGCTCGAAGATGAGGGTATCGAGCTATCTTCGGGCACTCAGACTCGCGTTTCGACGTTCGTCCCCTCCGGCGCCCGCGACAACGCGATGGTTGCCCACGCCGGTATCCTGGCTCGGGCGATCACCCGCGGTGAACGGACCCTGATCGAGGCCCTCGATGAGATCGGGGAATGGGTTGATAGCTTCGTCGAACGGGTGGCCGGCGACGACATCAGCCGTGAGAAGGCCCAGCAAAAGGTCATCGAGTTCCTTGTCCGAGACGTTCTCGGCGAACGAAAGCGCACACTCCCCGAAGGTTGGGACACCGGGCTGTCGGGTGAGGACAAGGAGAAGCTCGGCCTCAACTTCGAGGAAGAAAACGAGCGCTGGGAAGCAATCAAAATCCGCAATTACATGCAGGCGGAATTCCAGAAGATAAGCGAGCCCAACTCGTCGGCTTGGATGTCGACGGTCGAGTTCGTTCTGGCGCGCATCGCGGCCGCGGACCTCTCCTCACTGGAAGAGGACCAGATGCTGCAGACGATCACCAACCTGTCGAACAAGCAGATCACTCTGACCGCTCTTCGGAAGCGGCTGCGGGAACTCCGGCAGGGTGAAATCGAAGGCAACGACCACGCCGAGATCGCCAATGCCGTAATCACTGAGATGTCTCATTTCGGTGAAATCCGGTTCTTTGGCTCAAGGTTCTGGCAATGGCGGGGTGCCTGTTGGGAGCCCTTGCAGGAGGGTCATATCCTTCGGGTCATTGCCGAGGACTTCGGCCACTATCCTGCGGCCAAGAAGCAGAACGACCACCGCGGCATCGTAAAGACGATGGCCTCGTTGCTCGAAAAGGACCTGAAGCAGATTGCGCTCTCAGGCGTGAACTTCGCGAACGGCTTCCTGACCGAGGACCTCGAACTGCATCCGCATAATCCGGACCACGGCCTGACCTATGTCCTGCCATACCGGTACATGCCGGAGGACGCCGGCCGCTGCCCGCTGTTCACCCAGTATCTGCACGATGCGTGGGGCGAGAACCCGGACTTTCAGGACAAAATCTCCTCACTGCAGGAGATGATGGCCGCGACCATGTTCGGGCTCGCCCCCAAGTTCCAGCGGGTCTGCTGCCTGCTCGGGCCGGGCGGGACCGGCAAAACGACGCTGGCAAAGATCATGATGGAGCTTCTGCCGGATGACGCGGTCTCGTATGTGCCGCCGCACGACTGGAGCGACCGCTTTCAGCCGACCATGATGCTGAACAAGATCATGAACTTCTGCGGCGAGCTATCGGAGTCGAAGCTGATTGATGGTGAGAAGTTCAAGCTCATCGTCGAAGGCGCCGAGATCAATGGCCAGCTCAAGGGTCAGCAGATCTTCAAGTTCCGGCCGATTGCGGCTCAGTGGTTCGCAGCGAACCATCTGCCCAAGAGTCGAGACCACTCCGACGGGTTCACCCGCCGGTGGCTGTTCCTCGAATTCACTCGCGTTATTCCTCGTGAACAGCGGGACGTCGATTTTGCCGTCCGGGTGGCGAACGAAGAACGGGAAGCGATCGCGTCATGGGCTGTACAGGCAATCCTGCGGCTGAAGGAAAATCAGGATTACACGATCCCGATGTCCCATGTCGTCCGCGTGGAAGAGGTGTCGAACTCGATCAACTCTGTCCGTTATTTTCTCACGGGCAGCAATCAGGTTCGGGTCGGGATCGCTGCCCATCAGGGATCGAAGGAGACCCGCGTTTCCGAAGCCAAGTTGCACGAAAAGTATTACAGTTTCTGTCTCGGTTCGGCGGGTGTCCAGCCTGTTGGGCTGCAGACGTTTCGGCAGCGGATGCGCGACTTAAAAGTGAGCTTGGGGTTCGACATCATCATGGGCAAGGAAACGGCCGGCCCCCCGTCGGTCGAATACGAGTTCATCACAATTGTGGAAACGAAGCGCACGTAACTGTATGGACGAGGACCTGGGAAACTTATGAGTGTCATCTACGACGTGAAGGACCTGGAACAGGATCTGAGGGAGACGGTGGCTGAGGCCCTTGCCGATGAAATCCCGGCCGGCCGAGTAATCGGAGTTCTTCTTATGGAAGCGTGGCGTTTGAGGATTGCGACCTCGACGAATTTGTCAGAAGTCTACGTGGACTTCGCAAGCGCTATGGCGGATGTTTTCCGGACGGGGCCTCGAACAGAGGCCGAGATGTTCGGACACAGCATCAACTAATAGAAAGGCCCGGCGAAAGTCGGGCCTTTTTGTTTGCAAGTACTAGTGCCTGGATTTTGGAAAATTTACTGGAGATAAACTTAGGGTCATTCGCACCTAAACCCCTGTAGCTCTTGAGAAAAAGGTCTACCCCTTATGCTTTTATGAGTATTTGAGGGTGGTATCTTGGTTATAGGAAGAGATTAGATAGTCTAATCTCTAATATAGGAGAATTGTCTCTAGGCTATACTGTCCTTTAACACCCACGTTGTGGGTGAACGGGAGAGGTATGTCTTCAGCACAACGCTCCGAAATCTTACCACGGTAAGATTTGACCTAGAAGGGATAAGAGAATGTCCAAGGTTATTTTGACCCGCCTCGCTTCCATGATCGAAGCGGCGAACAAGGCGGAAGTGAAGGTTTCGGAGGCCACTTGCGACGTGGCCGCCATGACGGTTGTCACGCTGAACGCCTTGGGCTTCACGTCCGACGATAAGGCTATCCGCAAAGAAGCCTCTGCCACCGTCACGGAGGCGCTTGACGCGCTGAAGTCCGAAGGCGTCCGGGGCCAGATCATGGCTTGGGCCAAGCGTGCCGTGCTCGGCGCGTATGGTGCCGATCTTGTGGCCAATGCGAGCCACCGTGACCAGTTCCTTGCAGTCCGGTCCCGCATGGGTGCCCGTGCATGGCGCGATGTCCGGGGTGAGTTCAGCAAGGGGACCGGCAACGGCCGCGGGGATGAAGCCAAGGCTAAGGCCAAGGCCACCAATCCCGCCCCGGCGGATGCTTCGGATGACATCCCCGAAGCCACAAACGAAGTGCGCGCGTTGCAGGCCATTGCCGCCATGACCCTCGCGGGTGATGTCGAGGGCCTGAACCGCCTTGCCGAGAAAATCCTCTCGGCAATCGACGAAGCGGCCAAGGTTGCCGCCCCGTCCGAAGAAGTCCCCCTCGCGGCCTAACCCCTCCAAAGGGCCGCGACCCTCCGCCCCTCCCGTGTCTCAGCGGGAGGGGCACCCCCTCCCGTCTGTACATCCTAATTCTGGCCCTGCGGCCCGAAGCTGATGGCGCGCGAGAGCAAACCCAAAATTTATTCGGGGCACGAATTCCATGAACCGCCAAACCATCCGGGTCAGACCCGAAGAGAAATTCGCTTTGCCGAAAACCGAGGCGCAGGTTCTGGAACGTCTCTTCTTTGAGACGGAGCCTGGACCTCAACCGACAGACTTTGCTCTGGAGGGGTCTCGTGCCGTCTTCGATCCGCTCGTCGGCTGGGTCATCCAGCGGCGGCGCGATGGCGAGTGGCAGGACTACTACCGTCCTCCTCGCAAATCTTACCGCGGTAAGAGACCGCGCCGGGCTCCGGTCCCGGTCCAGAGCGAGGGCCGTGATTACACGGTCTTCGATAGGACGACCGGCGCACGGCTCTGGACCGTGACGGGCGATGCCTACCATGCGGCTGGCGAGATATGCCGGCTGGTCGAACGGTCGGGCGGCAATCTGGGGGACATCTATGTCCGATAGATACGCCACCGCCAACTTGCTTCTGCAGTCGAACTCCCGTGCCGGGATCAGGCTCTGGCTCGCAGAATACGGGGCGACCTCCCGTACCGACATCGTCAAGGCGCTCGAAAAGCGCCTCGAAATTTTCGCGACCGACCGGGATGAGGTTCTGGCTCGGGCTCGAGAAAGCGCAACCCAATTCATCAACCGTCCCCGGCCTTGGCTCGGGCGAACCATTCTGGAGGCACACCCATGACCAATACTCCTGCTGGCATTCGTCAGCCGCGCCATTACGTGATCCTGTCTTTCGACGGCGAGCGTGAGATCGGCCACGGCATCGTCGACTGGTCCGATAAGGAAGACCGCCGCAAATTCGCGCGCCGGTCGGACAAGGCCATGCGTGCCGGCCACATCGTCACGACCTGGAAACCGAACCACAATCCGAACGGGGGCCATCATGGACAACACGGACACGCGGCTCGCTGAGCTGTTCGGCGTGCTCGTCGTAGTCGGGTTCTTTGTGTTCCTGAGTGCGGTGGCGCCATGACCGGGCTCTACCTTCATCTTATGGAAGTCGGTCCAGAGCCCGTCCCGTTCTCTAACTTGCTGGTTGGAGAAACATACACCGAGGTTTCGCGCGCGATACTAATTCGGGCTCGGGACCGGGTGAAAGCGGGATGGTCGCAACAGGCTTTTGCCAGAGATGGTGAAGACCGGCCGACATCCGAATGGTCACCGACCGCCGTCCGTTGGGATGCGATGGGTTCCGTATGGGCGGTCGGTGGAACTCTGGCCGAGATCAACTTCCTACGCTCGTTCCTACCGTTAGGGAGCGGAGGGCTGCTGACGTGGAACGACGATCCAGAGCGATCACCTGAACAGGTGATCCAACTGTTCGACGACGCGATCTCCGTACTTACTGTGTGAGTGCTCCCATCCTTTTCTCTTCTCTTTTTCTCTTCTCTAAGATCAAGAGTTGGAGAAAGAGAAGAGAGAGTTAGGTTTGTCAGTGGGGTATTTGATCTCACGCAGAGAGATTTTTTATTCCGACAGAAGAAGTCAAGAATATGTAAAGGGTGAAATGCCCGAAAACAAACCTAACGATCCTCGATCCCGCATCTTGCGTCTCATTCAGGATCACTCCGACGAAAACGCCTGTTGGCTGTGGACCGGGGCCATGCACCCCCGCGTCCGTACGACCATGCAGTCGAAAGGTTGGTTCGGCAAGCCTCGAACCGTTACCAAAATACCGAAGCC
Above is a window of Terrihabitans soli DNA encoding:
- a CDS encoding phage terminase large subunit family protein is translated as MSNWIEKNTTLKKRPFSFHEYEFQRQIADDMHPDLSCIKCSQIGLTEVQLRKYGGFLKRNTAVTGIFTLPNDKMYKRVSQTRFKPLMDSEPVFNQGGIEKPIRSMGLYQIDQSFGYFTGNTEGDATSISADMLVHDEVDLSDPAMLGLFQSRLQNSDFKITQGFSTPTFVGFGIDAKFKASDQHEYLCRCTRCNHWNDPVFTPKFICLPGLSSDLNDLSEIDVDMAAKIALEEAYVRCEKCSAPLDLGNPSLRQWVAKFPSRRARGYRVRPFATPRLTVPYIVGQLLKMKQQENLRGWYNTVLGEPYNDSNARLSEADVRAVMAGASKPDTLPQEIGIGIDVGQICHLVYGTPDVVFGWEQIHADKLVERIKQLGEQYTIVTGALDRHPYTPTANELRDSTHGRIAPVEYRGAASMNLVLDEFEAFSHVQVNRTQIIDAVVSSIRKKQWAFTGYTQYERLIIEHLQDMVRIESAEEPAKWQKLTGNDHFFHALGFLKAAFKLKTIQDFQDLTENRIMSSVITVNIPTHNESHLGLKRPSGKPISIGLHREGF
- a CDS encoding phage/plasmid primase, P4 family, producing the protein MNNIFANEAPRYWAAGLPVIPLRVRDKMPAINRWQLFADTMPTEDQKEEWLLVYHNGNIGLPLGPQSNIVAIDIDTDDPKVLAVLERVLPKSPWKRIGRKGCVMAYRYNGQRTFRLKFANGEMLCECLSKGTQFVLPPSIHPTTQLPYQANGHLLDVLSILPLLPRDIESILRGALEDEGIELSSGTQTRVSTFVPSGARDNAMVAHAGILARAITRGERTLIEALDEIGEWVDSFVERVAGDDISREKAQQKVIEFLVRDVLGERKRTLPEGWDTGLSGEDKEKLGLNFEEENERWEAIKIRNYMQAEFQKISEPNSSAWMSTVEFVLARIAAADLSSLEEDQMLQTITNLSNKQITLTALRKRLRELRQGEIEGNDHAEIANAVITEMSHFGEIRFFGSRFWQWRGACWEPLQEGHILRVIAEDFGHYPAAKKQNDHRGIVKTMASLLEKDLKQIALSGVNFANGFLTEDLELHPHNPDHGLTYVLPYRYMPEDAGRCPLFTQYLHDAWGENPDFQDKISSLQEMMAATMFGLAPKFQRVCCLLGPGGTGKTTLAKIMMELLPDDAVSYVPPHDWSDRFQPTMMLNKIMNFCGELSESKLIDGEKFKLIVEGAEINGQLKGQQIFKFRPIAAQWFAANHLPKSRDHSDGFTRRWLFLEFTRVIPREQRDVDFAVRVANEEREAIASWAVQAILRLKENQDYTIPMSHVVRVEEVSNSINSVRYFLTGSNQVRVGIAAHQGSKETRVSEAKLHEKYYSFCLGSAGVQPVGLQTFRQRMRDLKVSLGFDIIMGKETAGPPSVEYEFITIVETKRT
- a CDS encoding DUF6197 family protein, which codes for MEVGPEPVPFSNLLVGETYTEVSRAILIRARDRVKAGWSQQAFARDGEDRPTSEWSPTAVRWDAMGSVWAVGGTLAEINFLRSFLPLGSGGLLTWNDDPERSPEQVIQLFDDAISVLTV